From the Oncorhynchus keta strain PuntledgeMale-10-30-2019 chromosome 13, Oket_V2, whole genome shotgun sequence genome, the window ATGTAGGTGTTTTTCAGTCGCTATAAACCATCCTATCAAAATTCCCCAAATTTGTGGTGTAAAATCATTCCCATTTCAATCTTAAATTTCACAGGTAGCCTATTTTCTGTGGTTGTCAAGCATGAGTGGTTTTCCAGCTCCTCCCACCAAGAGAAACACTATCACAATTCGACACAGTCATTCGTCACCACAGAAATGCCTTTGTTCTGTGAGAGTTCTGCCGCAGAAAGTCACATTGGTGGTGGATGGGATAGGTGAGCCCCATGTCAAGTCTTTTGACACCTACTGAAAAgcactatatatacacacgttATATGTCTGCAACGCATAATCCATTTTTTTTTTGCTCTCCATTTTTGTACCAGCAACACATGAACACGAGCGGCGAGCAACTATGCTAAGCGACGTCTGCACTGCGATAAACAACGTTATGATCAGCTCCACGGCAAAAGTGAGCGCCAACACAGGGAGAAAACAGCCATAGAACATCCAAACAGTATTGGTCTTTGGTCAAAATAAAGGATTTAAAAGTATACTTTCAGAGcactaaaaaataaatacaatttcaaTACTCCATTGGTCACTCTTATTAATTCATATTGTGCTCACTTGGGATTTTTACATCTCTTCACATATAATATTTTAATTTTCATATACTTTTTTCATCTATATATTCAAATCCCCCATGCGCAAAGTACACTATACTCCAAGTCTTCAACTCTCTCTACAGTGCAAGACCTCACCAATATGGCTGATGAATGGAGAAGACCTCACCAACATGGCTGATGAATGTATGTTGAAGGCAATGCGTGGTTAACTTAATGACAGGAGACATTACGCTGAGGTTTAGCACCACATACAGGAGGTCAGGAAGGGCAGAGACGGCCCCTCTCAAGGAAGCACTTCTATGGAACTCTGAAGAAAACAAACTCGATCCTCCCGTCCAGTGGAAACACTGTGCTGTAGAATGAGGAACCTTTACAGAGAGAAGAACCCTTTAAAGAACAGTGATGTTATTGTTGTAAGGAAATCGTATCTGTTACAGACTGGCTGAGTCTTGTTCAGACCAGCGTATGAATAGCAGTGTAAATCTCTTTAGACCAGTTTAGGGCAAGTGGTTCTGACTGTTTCAAACTAGTTTGGGGTAGTGGTTCCGATCGGTCCATACTTGTTTAGGTAGTAGTTCAAACTGGTTCAGACCAGTTATGGGGTAGGGGCTCACACTGGTCTAGGAGTAGGTGCTGGCCACCGCAACCTGTTTCTGGGCGAGTCGTCGTAGCTCCTCCCTGATGGCCTTGATGAGGGAGGCGGAGCTTTGGGCTGAGGGGGAGGACTCGTCTAGGGGGAACTCTGGAGTGGGAGGGGCCAGGAGCATCGGGGGGACAGAATGGTCTCCCAGAGAGGAGCTGGGCATCTGAAACACAGCGGGGGAGGAGAACTCAGGGAACGACagcacctagagagagagagagagagagagagagagagagagatagatagagacagggtAAGAGCTCGAGAGATAGGATGAGAGAGAAGGCAAGAGTCAGAGATCAAATTACTCCTCTGTAAACTAGATTACTCCTCTAGAAAACAAATGTTTCTCTCAATCTCTGACATGTGGAACGCCCAAACAGTCTCACATGCTGACCAGACAGCACACGTGCGTGCGTCTGCGTGCGACCATCgtgcgcatgttgattttgtccacccacaccagacgcgatcaggacacacaggttgaaatatcaaaacgaatTCTGAActaactatattaatttggggacagatcgaaaagcattaaacatttatggcaatttagctagctagcttgctgttggtagctaatttgtcctgggatataaacattgggttgttattttacctgaaatgcacaaggtccccTACTCCAACAATTAATTTACAGATAAAAGGGGAAACCGAGTTCGTTTccagtaatctctcctccttcaggcttcttcttctttggactttatatggcggttggcaaccaactttaaggtgcattaccactacCAACTGGCCTGGAGTGTAGACCttagttcatctttcaatcataCATGGGtgtatgctcctaaaaaccaatgaggagatgggagaggcgggaatTGCAGTGTGTtaagcgtcacaaatagaactaaGTTCTATTTTAGCTTCTGGCTACGCTGACACTGGTTGACGCACGccagcagtgtgggtgcaatgattgaataacatgaaTGTGTACGTTTAATTTGCGAcgcgagcagtgtggtcagcatgtcaTGCTGTCCCTGTCGGTCATCATGTGGTCTGACTCACACTCTCTCTGCTGGCTCCAGGTCTGGAGAGGTCCTGGTCTAAAGGCTGCTGGTTCCAGCTGGAGCCTGTTGGCCCAGAGACACTGCGGCCCACCCCAGGGTACGCACTGATCCGGCTCGACAACCCCACCTGAGTCAGGTGATGCAGCTGAGCACCTgagaacacaaacaacacaccatGTGTAAGTAATCATTAGATACACACAGTATACACTTACCATACACACATCAATCCCAattaacacacacgcacatatggCACCTTTACCTGTGCTCCCCCCAACAGGCCGAGgtctggaggaggagggaggctctTCATACTGCCCCCTGTTGGCATAGACAGACTCTTGCAGCTGCTCCTCTGCAGTAACATAGGCCCCCGAACCCATGCCctgcctgaaacacacacatacaccagacCTTGGAAATGCTGACATTCACTGAATGTACTTCAGCTTGGTTAGTATAGTAACGTCTGTCTCACCTCTGCAACAGGCCTTGTACTGACGAGGGAGACATCCCCAACTCTGCATACCTCTAgacaggaagaggggagagaacatagagagagagaaggtgagataTCGAGAGGAGAAACATGTGGATGCAAAATAGTaataaggggagagagggaaggtgagagGTTGAGAGACAGTATGATTCATATTTCATAGAAGAGACCCTGGGAgtacacgcaaacacacacacccacactcttACCGCAGAGAAGGGGCTGTGTGTGGGGGCTGCGGGGTAAGAGCCCCACTGGCGTGATGGGCGTGTctgtggggagggagaggggctcgGCAGGGCGGGGCTGACCTGCGTGACCCCGACACTGACGCTGCCCTGGGAGGAGGGTGACACCAGGGCGAAGGCATCGTCCAATAGGGAGTGCATCTGTTGCCGCGCCTCCTCGATGGATGGCTGGGGGGGCACGTAGGGCGGCGGGGGAGGGGCGTGGTCAAACACCTCATCATTAGGGGAGGGGCTGCCGTGGTCTGGAGGTAGATCCGGGTCcgactggaggagagagaagaggaggaataaGTGTGAGTGAgcgtgtatatggtgtgtgtgttgcctaCATGGTGAGGCACACATACTATgcgcacctacacacacacaaacacacacactattcacACCAGCACAAACACACAGTATGCGCATAGTATGTGTGTCTCACCGTGTAGGCCACATTGTTGAGTCCAGGGTATTTCCTGTAGGTGGCGCTGTGGTCTGTGAGCAGGCGGTCTCTGTccgtcagtctgtctgtgtctggcaGACTGCCGTTCCCCTGCTGCCTCCGCCGGCCCCGAGGAGAGCGCCTCCCCCTGGCAGGACAGGGAAACACAATGGCAAAGATTAGTCTCATTCATAGTCTCACACACTCATATAATTCAGTCACAGAATTCAGCCTGAGTATGTATTGACCATCACCTCTTCCTGGATTCCCCTGGGGTGGGGGGCGAGGGAGGGTCGGTGTGCAGGATGCTGTCCATGTGGTCATGGGCTGAGCTGTAGAGGCGCTGGGGACACCCTCCCTGCCCCGCCTCCTCCTGCGCCTGCCCGAAGGCATCCAGGATGTCATCCATAGAGGGGAACTCACACTGGCCCCGCCTCTTAGCCCGCTGACGCAGCTTGTTCCTGTGGTGCTCGATCTCTGACTTATGTCTCAGAGCCacctagatacacacacacacaccaagcttTTAAGGAGTTTTAagctgtgtgtgagtgtttgtctgTGCGTATTCGCCTGTGTGagcaagatgtgtgtgtgtgtgtgtattctcacCTCTGCGCTGACCCTCTCTGTGAGGGTGGGACTGTGTGAGCATTGTGGTGGGCTGGGCCGGGGCTGCATGGCAATCAACTGGACCTTGTTGGCCTGGCGACCCCTGCCGTCAGAAGAGCCTCGGGACAGACGGTCCACGTGGTcgaagatggaggaagaggagagcagCTCATCTGGACCACTGCCTGTGGGAgggactggggagagggagagggagaggggagagtggagagagggagaaagagatagtaAGGTAAactgtagtaatactgtagcAGTAAATTGGGTTATTTCTGGCAAGCTGCAGCTTTACTGAACCACTCAACACGAAGGGAGGACTTACTCATCTTATTCCTCCCTATGATCCAGGCCAGAACAAAAAtaaaggagggcgagagagaggtagacagagagaggcagacagagaggaagacagagacgGGAGGGGGCGAGAAGCATTATCACTTGGTGGTCAGAGATTCATGTTCACATTGCAAGCtttttctcccctcctcttctgcgccctcctactcctccactctctctccatccggCATTAATTCCAGCACTCGtctttccctgttccctctcactacctctttctctcctgtggtttctctcgctcgctctttctccCTCGGGTTTTCTCTTTGATGCAACTCCTTTAATCAGTTTCTCTCCTGCTGAGTCAGTGCATAGCTCTTTAGGACACAGGCACAACACACATGAGCATATACACACTCTCacaatctctccctctaccacttaTTCTCCTCTGTGTTTCAGCATGGCCGTTGTAGATAGAACAGTATACATGTAGAGATGACCGGATTCCTCATTCTAATCTACATGACAAAGAATCAAGTTTGTTCCATCGTGGTACATTTCTATCAGAATGTTATGAATAAGGATTTAGGTAAAGAGAAAGGGGCGTGTCTCTTGCCATTCTTGGGTGTTTTGTTTCGGTGCTGTTTCCCCTCGTGGGGCGTGGCCACATGTCTGGTGGTCTCCTCTGCAGACTCTCTGCCACTCGACTGGTCGCTACCTAACGAGTCACCATCTGACGGGGACAGTCTGGCCAATCAGAGAAAAAGGTTAATGTGGGTTTGTGGATTAGTGTGGATGTATCCCTGCTTGTGGATGTTTTACCAACCTCCCCCTACGGCGGTTAGCGCGGGCAGCCTTGGTGGAGGAGCCCTTGGATTTGGGAGTGTTGACATCCCCTCCCTCAGAGGGGGTGGCCTCTTTGATGGGCATAGGGAGGGCACCAGGCTCCTGGATCACCATGATGTCATCCTTACTGTGCTGCCCCAGGTGGAGCTTGGCGAAGTCAAACCCTTTCACACTGGGAGCCTGcagctggagagagaaagagaggggaagatatagaaagaaagagatagaggggagaaagagagagaaagaggggagaatgagagacagagatggggagggaagagGTAAGGGTGGAACAAGCACATCAAGACATGTAAGTATGCATGACTACAGCCTTATGCCATTCCAGTCAGATCACAAATCCACATTCACCCATGGAGGTCGACCCTCTAACCCTTCACCCCTGCCCCTGACCTTCTGTCTCTGCTGGATGGTGTTGATGGCATCAGGCTGGAACTCCAGCTTCTCCGAGCCGCACAGTTTCCAgtagaggatgatgatgatgaagatagCCAGCAGGACAGGCACCACCACCCCCACAATCAGCCAAACACTGCTGCTCGGAGTCTCAGATGGGGGCACTGTCAGCGTCTCCACAGCTACAGAAGACAAATACAttatgtacatacagtgccttgcgaaagtattcggcccccttgaactttgcgaccttttgccacatttcaggcttcaaacataaagatataaaactgtatttttttgtgaagaatcaacaacaagtgggacacaatcatgaagtggaacgacatttattggatatttcaaacttttttaacaaatcaaaaactgaaaacttgggcgtgcaaaattattcagcccccttaagttaatactttgtagcgccaccttttgctgcgattacagctgtaagtcgcttggggtatgtctctatcagttttgcacatcgagagactgaatttttttccccattcctccttgcaaaacagctcgagctcagtgaggttggatggagagcatttgtgaacagcagttttcagttctttccacagattctcgattggattcaggtctgtactttgacttggccattctaacacctggatatgtttatttttgaaccattccattgtagattttgctttatgttttggatcattgtcttgttggaagacaaatctccatcccagtctcaggtcttttgcagactccatcaggttttcttccagaatggtcctgtatttggctccatccatcttcccatcaattttaaccatcttccctgtccctgctgaagaaaatcagacccaaaccatgatgctgccaccaccatgtttgacagtgaggatgctgtgttcagggtgatgagctgtgttgcttttacgccaaacataacataacataatttccaaaaagttcaattttatctgaccagagcaccttcttccacatgtttggtgtgtctcccaggtggcttgtggcaaactttaaacaacactttttatggatatctttaagaaatggctttcttcttgccactcttccataaaggacagatttgtgcaatatacgaccgattgttgtcctatggacagagtctcccacctcagctgtagatctctgcagttcatccagagtgatcatgggcctcttggctgcatctctgatcagtcttctacTTGTATGAGTTGaaggtttagagggacggccaggtcttggtagatttgcagtggtctgaaactccttccatttcaatattatcgcttgcacagtgctccttgggatgtttaaagcttgggaaatctttttgtatccaaatcaggctttaaacttcttcacaacagtatctcggacctgcctggtgtgttccctgttcttcatgatgctctctgcgcttttaacggacctctgagactatcacagtgcaggtgcatttatacggagacttgattacacacaggtggattgtatttatcatcattagtcatttaggtcaacattggatcattcagagatcctcactgaacttctggagagagtttgctacactgaaagtaaaggggctgaataattttgcacgcccaatttttcagtttttgatttgttaaaaaagtttgaaatatccaataaatgtcgtcccacttgttgttgattcttcacaaaaaaataaattttttatctttatgtttgaagcctgaaatgtggcaaaaggtcgcaaagttcaaaggggccgaatactttcgcaaggcactgtatacaatCAGCTTACACTTTTATCTAAGCAATATGCTACTGTACATTAGGAAATGAGTGCAGCCAACCTACATGGGCTTACGTTGCGAATCACTGAATAACATAAGTACTACTTATTGAAATCCACACATACACAAGTGTGCATGCGGCCACGCGCTGGTGCGCGAACACACACTTGCGCGGCCGCATGCATAGACTCACGCTGGGCAAGGGGTCTCTGGACGCGGTGCCCCAGTACGATGGCAGCCCGTTGCAGTTCCAGGCGGTTGAGGGTGGCAGCGGTGGCATCAGCAGGAACTCTCTCGCCCCCTGGTCCCTCCACAAAATACACCACTTCCAGAGAACGCCCTGAACCTGCCAGTCTCGACACACGCACCACCTGGAGATAACACCatggagtcagtgtgtgtgtgtgtgtgtgtgtgtgtgtgtgtgtgtgtgtgtgtgtgtgtgtgtgtgtgtgtgtgtgtgtgtgtgtgtgtgtgtgtgtgtgtgtgtgtgtgtgtgtgtgtgtgtgtgtgtgtgtgtgtgtgtgtgtgtgtgtgtgtgtgtgtgtgtgtgtgtgtgtgtgtgtgtgtgtgtgtgtgtgtgtgtgtgagagtacaGCATGTGCATGGGGTAAGGATGCTACAAACAGCACCCATAGTGGGTGCGAGAGTGTATAAGTGTGCCGTTTACCTGTAAGCTGTTGTTACCCACGGCCGTGGATCTCTTCCAGCGGCGCCGTTGACTCCCGTCCCCCAGcccctcccccagcccctcctccAGCAGCAGGGCCAGACGGCGCTCCAGACGAGCCTTGAAGCTCCGCTCAGTCACCGTCTGCTCCTGGACACCCAGTaacactgcaacacacaccagCAACACTAATGCACCTCTCAAAAACGGCCGTCATGACTGCAACACATAAACACATGCGTGCTGCTCTAGCACGGTCGCTCTCTCAATATTGAGCTTAAGGCTGAAAGTCCCGAAGCTGAAATTTGTACCTGTGCGGACCCAGGAGGAGCGTAGATGGTGAGAAACGTTCAGCTCGGAGTAGTGGAAGGCTGGGGAGACAAACACAGGATAGGGAAGATCAGGTTAGTCACTGTTGTCTGTGGGGCGAGTAACTCATTTAGAATGCGTGTGTGTGGGAGTACAATATATGCATATGGTCAGGATGCTACAAACGGCACCCAggtgtgagaatgtgtgtgtgtgtgtgtgtgtgtgtgtgtgtgtgtgtgtgtgtgtgtgtgtgtgtgtgtgtgtgtgtgtgtgtgttggcatctgtgtgtgtgtgtgggatagtAACTGGTGTATAGatggggggtgtgtgtggggtgtcagTGAGGGGTAGATGAGATGTCTGTGTGTGACTTACGTTCAGCGATCTGCAGCGCGGGGAAGCCCAGGTAGAAGCTGAACTCCACCGTGCTTAGGTGTCTCAGGTGACCGCTGACCTCTGACCCTAACAGGTAGCCCCGTCCATCACGCAACGCAAACGTGATGTCCACAGGAACCTTCTGGTCACCCTGTGGCTTGGCCTGACCCATGGTGATGTTCAGAAGCtggaggtaaacacacacacacacacacacaaacacacacgttacagATTGACTCACTTTTTGATTGATCTGAATCCCTTTCCTCAGCTCCGCTGAACCTGCCCAAGTGAATGGCTAATGCACACACTTTCACGGCTACGACTCTCACCTGTACAGTAACATTGCCAAATTCATTGGCGCGTCGACGTGTCTCTGTGTAGGCCATCAGCAATCCTCTCTCTACTCGCTCACTGAagttacacacacgcacatccaCGTGACTGGGCACGAACTGCAGcactgaaaaacacacacattatagATTATCACActgacagtacacacacacattgtctaaTGCAGCACTAAAATTtgcgcgcgtgcacacacacacacacacacacacacacacacacacacacacacacacacacacactagtgatggGAAGTTCGGCTCAGAACTTTTCGACTCGTTCAAGTCAAAAGAACAAATCTTTCGACTCATTTAGTTAATTTCAGTCATTAATGCCCAGAGCACGCAGGACCCCCTACCGGCCAACAATGAACTGAAAACTCAAGTCATGATTCTACAAGCCTCTATTTCGCAGTTGGGGGCTAATTGGAGCTTCCATTTGTGACAGACTTGTAAAAGTTTGATTTAAACAATGTACATTTGTAGATTGCTAGGCATACAAATACGATTATTTCTTGATATATTAGAAACGAGATCTAGCTGTGGCCGCAACCGGACTAGATTGTGAACGAAGATTGGCGGAATACATTGGTTGACTGTCATGAGGGCGATAAGCACAATATCGTTCGAACTGCAGCTTCCCAAACGATTAAAATGTGTTGAGCAGAGGCTGTGTATGTTTTGGTTCTACAAAGCTCTGTCATCGCAACATATAATAATAAATTAATTTATGAGATCAATTATCAGTTCTAAACGTGTGTTTTTCTTCTCTATGCTGCCTGCAACATATGATCTATTTCCATGTGCGCATAAATGACAGTTATTGGTTACCACGTCTCTGGAACCTCTGAGCAGGAGGAGCGTGTATTAATCCTGCTATAGGACTCATTGCGACCAGCAAGTCAAACAAACGACTAAAACGAAAGAGTCACTCAGAAAAACCAATCTAGACAGTCAGTAAAAAGAGTCGTTCaaaaagaaaaaaacattacaactgcacagagagagagagagagagagagagagagaggttcctACCAGAGTGTATCTGGTACTTGTGATCAGGTATGCTGTAGAGGGGTGAGACCGTGGGTAAAGaggaggagcctggtgttgaCTGGCGCAGAGCGTTGATGACAGACATGGCGGTGAAGATCAGAGGTCCCGCCACAGCACGGAACGCAAAGCTAGACGGAGTTCTCAGGAActggcggagggagagagaggggggggttgggagggaaaagagagcagagggagagagagagaggattgggagggagaagagagcagagggagagagaggaggagagggggatagggatGGCAGGCATGATTGGCTTTCAAGACATTTGTGAAGGGCAAATTTGCATATTCCTGCAATGCATCTCATGGCTACAAACATGCTCTTTCCCCAAAGCTTCCCCTGTGAGTATTGATAGTAGACCTACCTGTAGCTCCACTGAGCAGTTGAACTCCCTCTTCAAGATGTCCCTGACCTGGCCAAAGCCCACAGTGGAGGCAGACTTAGGCAGGACTAGGAAGAGACAGGGTTAACCTAAAACAACCTGCATTCAACCATTGCCAACGCATTCCCTGAAAACACACTCCTAAGCTATAGGCTAACCAAGGGATGTGCTCCCTTTAAACAGGTGACCATGAGATCCCAGCACAACACATTGACGGGCCAGAACAGTAGAGCACAGTGCATCCCCATCTACAATATTGGAATACTATTGCCTCTCATATGTGCCTCCATCTGTAGTCTACTACGAGTTCTACTGGTGTTGTCTTACCCACTCTGACCAGGTACATGTCAGGCTTGGTGACATTACACAGGTACTGGCGTCCTGGAGGGGCCTGGACTGGGGGAGTCCAGGTGACGGTCGCCAGGGTGCCAGTGGTTGTCGTGGTAACAGTGGTTGCCTTGGTAGTGGTCGTCGGTCGGTTGCCGGGGACATAGGTCACAGGTGGTGGTGGTTTTATGGGGTCCCTCCCTGGAGGTCGCAGCATGGGGGGGCGAGCCAGGCTGGTGGTGTTCGAGGGGGGCAGTGGAGGGTGTCTGCCAGGAGTAGCTGGGGGGACTCTGGGCCGCAGAACAGGAGGCTGAGGGGGTACTCTGGAGGTGGGTCTAACTCCAGGGGGGAGGGTACCCTGACCACCCCAGGGAGTGGGTGAGGGGGTCAGGGGAGGGGTGGGACCCGCTGAGGGGACAAGGGTGTGCTTGTGATCCCGGGCAGGAGGGGGCCCTGTGCTAGGGGAGGGGGACGgggcatgagtgtgtgtgtgggtgtgtgtttttgtggtAGCGGTGGGTGCGATGCCGAGTTTGGGAGTGGTCTTTGGGGGTGGGATGACaatttctccatctctgtctctttcccaaTCTTtatccctccccctttccctctctctctcccgttctcgctccttttccctctctctctcctgttcttgttccttttccctctctctctcctgttcttgctccttttccctctctttctctcgttcttgctccctttccctctctctctcctgttcttgctccttttccctctctctctcctgttcttgctccctttccctctctctctcctgttcttgctccttttccctctccctctcctgttcttgctccttttccctctctttctctcgttcttgctccctttccctctctctctcccgttttcgctccatttccctctctcgctcttgctccctttccctctctctctcacgctctcgctccctttccctctctctctcccgttccctctcctcatctctctctctggccagcaGATTGGTGTAGTACTCCATACTGTTCATATCCGGCAGCAGCAGCTCCGTGGGCTCCAGAGGAAACATGTCCCCCAGGTCGTAGTCTTCTTCATCCCAGGGAGGGTATCCCTCAGGTTCAGCAGGGTGGGTGAAGGGGAAGCCCTCCTGGAGGGGGGAGGTGAGGGACGTAAAGGGTCGGAGGAGGCTGGAAGACAGGGGGAGTGTTGGGCGAGAGGGGAAGGAGGTGTCGTAGGAGGCCCCGTCGTCAGGGTCATAGGTGTGGCTGGGTAAGGTTGTGGCCAGGGCCAGTTCCTCCCCCTCTGGGTCCATGAAGGAGAGCGTCTCCAGGTAGTCTCCGGAGCCCCAGGCCTCCTCTAGGGAGGGGGCGTGCTCCCAGGGcggaggaggggtgagggtggGCTGGCTgtggggggaaagaggagggggcTGACTGGGGGACAGCAGGTCCGGGGGTCTCATGAGGAGGTGTATGCCCTGAGCTTCATCATCCACTGAGGCAGTGTCAGTGTTACCAGGGTGACCAGTGTCTTTGGGTGGGCTGGCACCTGGCCATCTGGAAGAGGGTGACGATGATGACCGTGCTGCTGTCGTTCCGTTTGAGTCTACACCGCCTGTGGAGAGATAAACTAGTCACAACACATGTCCATAATGGCCCATAGTGCAGGAgcctctcctgtttctgtagtgtgaggcagcttgaAGTACAAGTACGCCCCCTGGAAAGGACACTAGTCTTTCGCAGGGCCGTGTACATGTGTGCGTGGTTAAAATTAATGTATGAACACAGCAGGCTGAGCAGAATCCCTGCTGGTGGCTGAGAGACCTAGTTAAAGCTGAGCTTCATCTAGAGAATACAACGAGCAGAGGATAGAGCCCAGCactgatctcacacacacacacacacacacagagagccgaCCCTAGACTTTTAGGGGCCC encodes:
- the LOC118392776 gene encoding UPF0606 protein KIAA1549-like isoform X4; protein product: MESIILMSTGSRMCHGASQGLRTYCAHLLVASLLVSMTMSSSPVAGGVDSNGTTAARSSSSPSSRWPGASPPKDTGHPGNTDTASVDDEAQGIHLLMRPPDLLSPSQPPPLSPHSQPTLTPPPPWEHAPSLEEAWGSGDYLETLSFMDPEGEELALATTLPSHTYDPDDGASYDTSFPSRPTLPLSSSLLRPFTSLTSPLQEGFPFTHPAEPEGYPPWDEEDYDLGDMFPLEPTELLLPDMNSMEYYTNLLARERDEEREREREREREREREREREREQEREREMERKREREREREQEREKEREKEQEQEREREKEQEQEREREREQEQEREREKEQEQEREREREQEREKEREKEQEQEREREKEQEQEREREKERERERERERGRDKDWERDRDGEIVIPPPKTTPKLGIAPTATTKTHTHTHTHAPSPSPSTGPPPARDHKHTLVPSAGPTPPLTPSPTPWGGQGTLPPGVRPTSRVPPQPPVLRPRVPPATPGRHPPLPPSNTTSLARPPMLRPPGRDPIKPPPPVTYVPGNRPTTTTKATTVTTTTTGTLATVTWTPPVQAPPGRQYLCNVTKPDMYLVRVVLPKSASTVGFGQVRDILKREFNCSVELQFLRTPSSFAFRAVAGPLIFTAMSVINALRQSTPGSSSLPTVSPLYSIPDHKYQIHSVLQFVPSHVDVRVCNFSERVERGLLMAYTETRRRANEFGNVTVQLLNITMGQAKPQGDQKVPVDITFALRDGRGYLLGSEVSGHLRHLSTVEFSFYLGFPALQIAEPFHYSELNVSHHLRSSWVRTVLLGVQEQTVTERSFKARLERRLALLLEEGLGEGLGDGSQRRRWKRSTAVGNNSLQVVRVSRLAGSGRSLEVVYFVEGPGGERVPADATAATLNRLELQRAAIVLGHRVQRPLAQPVETLTVPPSETPSSSVWLIVGVVVPVLLAIFIIIILYWKLCGSEKLEFQPDAINTIQQRQKLQAPSVKGFDFAKLHLGQHSKDDIMVIQEPGALPMPIKEATPSEGGDVNTPKSKGSSTKAARANRRRGRLSPSDGDSLGSDQSSGRESAEETTRHVATPHEGKQHRNKTPKNGRNKMIPPTGSGPDELLSSSSIFDHVDRLSRGSSDGRGRQANKVQLIAMQPRPSPPQCSHSPTLTERVSAEVALRHKSEIEHHRNKLRQRAKRRGQCEFPSMDDILDAFGQAQEEAGQGGCPQRLYSSAHDHMDSILHTDPPSPPTPGESRKRGRRSPRGRRRQQGNGSLPDTDRLTDRDRLLTDHSATYRKYPGLNNVAYTSDPDLPPDHGSPSPNDEVFDHAPPPPPYVPPQPSIEEARQQMHSLLDDAFALVSPSSQGSVSVGVTQRYAELGMSPSSVQGLLQRQGMGSGAYVTAEEQLQESVYANRGQYEEPPSSSRPRPVGGSTGAQLHHLTQVGLSSRISAYPGVGRSVSGPTGSSWNQQPLDQDLSRPGASRESVLSFPEFSSPAVFQMPSSSLGDHSVPPMLLAPPTPEFPLDESSPSAQSSASLIKAIREELRRLAQKQVAVASTYS